The nucleotide sequence AGTTCATTTTCCCACCGACGGCCAGTCGATTCTCCGCTTGGTTGTAGTCTGCGGTTGGATCCGTGATCAATACGGAGCTTCGATCGGCTCGAACTCCATGTCGTTGAAGTCGTGCAGTTCGGTCTGCTGAGCGATTCCTGATTCGTCCAGCCGGCCGGCGAAGAGTTTGCCGGCGGAGGCCCAGACCAGGCGATGGCGGTCGACGTCGGCCCATTCCCAGTCGGGGGAGGCGATGGTTGTGTTGGGGCGGGCGAGTTGGTGTTCGTCCCAGTAGCAGCCCTTGCCGGGCGGGTGGTCGACTTCCTCGTGGGCGAGTTTGCGGAGCGTCCAGCCGCCGGGGGCGGGCTTCTCGAAGACGCTCAGGATCTTCCATTTGCCGAGCTTTTCGCGACGGACCAGCGTCCAGCCGTCGCGGAGGAGTCGCACGTAATAGACGCCCAGGCATTCGCCGCCGAAATCGGTACGCGGATTGTATTGGGAGTCGCGCCGGACCTCGCGCGAATCTCGAATCGGGGTGTGGCCGGATCCGTCGTTGAGCCAGTATCGGCCGTTGGCGGTGAACAGGCCGCCGCCGTGCCAGCAGTCCCCCTTGGCGAGCAGGGTCACGGCTTTCAGGTACGGCGCCCGTGAGATCGCCGTCCACGATCCCCGGGCCTCGCCGTCCCAATGGCCGTTCATGGCGAAATAGATCAGGTGCTTCCCGTCCGGGGAGAGGTCGGCGCGGCGCTCGTAGATCCGCCCGTGGAGCCACTGGCCGAGTTGGAACTCGTCCGTCGCCCGATCCCAGAGCAGCGTGCAGACCTGCTTCGACGGCCCGCGCCGGATGACGACGCCGAGCGGGGCCTCGCGGGCGAGCAGGACGTGGATACGCGGGGGGAATACGGTCGGCGGCGACATTGCGCGATCCTCCGACGCAGCGAGGATTGGCCGTGCAGGCGAGCGACGACTCGAACGATTACAGCGATTGCACACCCTCGCTTCGAGGGCGATTTCTCGTTGCGCCAATGCATTTCTGCGCCACTTTATTTGATGGAGGACGATCTTTGACAACTCGAGGTTCGGTGTCGTCAGGGCGAGACGACAGGGCGGATGCTCGTGTGAAATGACACGACTCGCTCAACATCACCAACGCCCGCCGGAAGCCGTTTTCCGGATTGAGGGGTGAAATTGGGTGCCATGGCCACGCTGGTGTGGCCATGCGATCGGCGACGGTCGTGCAACCGTCCCACACCGGTTCATGGCCACGCCAGCGTGGCCATGGCACCCAGATTCGTTTTTCTGCGGTGGTGCTGAGCAACGAGTGACCGCGAGAGTGGTCGAACGAAGCCGCCGCTCGAGCCGGACGACCTGGCGTCAACCGGCCTTGTGATTAGGACTTGCGACGATCGGATTCGAGCGCGGCGTCGCGCGAAGAAAGCCAATCGGAGCCAGACTTCTCGTCAGGGAGCCGCGGGCCTGGGGTTCCTGGCGAAGTAGGACTTCAGGAGCGCCCCGCGGTCGGTGAGGGTGGGGCTGGGTTTGGGGTCGTCGGGGTTGGAGGTGTGCTCGAAGCTCCAGCCGGGCCATTCGCGGTAGGCGTGGTAGGCCCAGTCCCAGCCGTACTCCTCCATGATGTCGATGACGTCGCGGAGGTAGTCGCGGGCGCTGCTGCCGGGGGCCCAGCGGATGGCGCTGAATTCGCCGATGTAGATGGGGACGTTGTAGTCGCGCTCGAAGCGGCGGGCGGGCTCCAACGCTCGGCGGAGGTCCTCCTTATCCCAGCGCTTCCCCTCGATCACCCCCGGGTAAGACAGCCCCGTCGGGTTGCCGTGAACCCCCTGGTGGGTGAACTTGTGGGGTAGGTACATGTGGACGCTGTAAACCACGCCGTCGATCCCCGGCAGGGGCTCGAAGTCGTCGAGGCCGTCGGGGCCTCCCCAGGGGGCGGGCTCGACGATGATCGCCTTCTTCTGGTCGATCGCCCGGACGCGCCTGGCGGCTTCGAGAGCCAGCTCGGGCCAGTTGCGGAGGCCGTCCGGGAGCATGCCCAAGACGGGCTCGTTGACGAGGTCGTAACCCCAGACGACGGGGTCGTCGCGGAAGCGTTTGGCGATCTTCTCCCAGACCTTCAGGAAGTGCTCCTGGTGCTCGGCCTTGCGGAACATCCCCATGACGCTTGTGCCCTGTTCGCGGCCGCCGGGAGGAGTGTGCACGTCGATCAGGACGGTGATCCCCTCCTGCCGGCAGACGGGGGTGAGCCGGGCGAGGCGGTCCAGCTCGCCGTCGAGCCAGCGGTCGTACTCGGCGGGCGTCGCCTTGTCGGCCGGGCCGTTGGGGAAGCCTCCCCAGAGGAGCTGCCAGCGGACATGGTTCGCCCCGTACTTGCGGGCCAGGTCGCGGAGGTCGTCGGCGTCGACCTTCGTGCCGATCATCACGCCCCGAAGTCGGCCCGGCCCGTGGCGGGGGTCGGGCTTGGAGGCGCTCGCCGAGGCTACAGCCGGGCGTCGCGGGGGGAGGATCGTCAGGGTCACGTCGTCGAAGGCCACGCGCCCGGTCGTCGCCTCCAGGCCGAGGGTCAGGTCGACCGACGAGGCGTCGTCCGGGACGGCCCGGGTGAAGCCGACGCGGGTCCAGCCGAAGCTGCCGGTATCGACGGGGGCCTGCGGCCACTCGTCGCCGGCCCCGCCCTTCAGGTGGAGCATCACCTTCACGCCGTTGTACGACTTCGGCGGCTTGGCCACGTCGTCGGCCTTCACGTAAGCCTCGACCCGCACCCGGGTGCCGCGGAGCTTCTCGACGGGCAAGCTCCAGCGGACGGACGTTGACCCCGCCCCCGCCGAGGCCGGCCGGTCAACCACCAGCGCCGAGGTCCCCGACCTACCGGCCCCCTTCTCGACCCTCGCCCCGTCCTTCGAGGCCGACGCCCCCTCCAGGGGCTTCGCCTCGTCGAACGACCGGGAGAAGACGGGCCCCGAATCCCCGAGCAAGACCAATGACGCCGCGACCGCCAACGTTCCCAACATGACCATCGCTCCCGCCTCCCGCGACCGTCCGCGGCCGAGGGCCGGCGACCCCGAGGCTATCACGCGCAGGGAGTCGCCGCCACCGGGGAGACTCGGCCCTCCGGGTCGGTTAAGCTCGGCAGACGACGGTCCAGATCTTCCTGCTTCTCACCCCGCCTCAGGAGACCCCCGACGTGGCCGCCATCGCCAAGCCCTCCCGCCGTCGCCGCAGCGCCGCCTGGCTCGCCGCCGGGCTGGCCGCCGCCCTGATCGCAAGCCCCGCTGCCCGCGCCCAGGCCGTCAAGGACGAGCCCAAGGCCAAGGCCGACGCCAAGCCCGCCGCCAAGAAGGCCGCCCGGTATGAGGTCCCGCCGACGTACGCCAACGTCCATTACGGCGACCACGAGCGCCAGGTGCTCGACTTCTTCAAGGCCGACTCGCCGACCCCGACCCCGCTGGTGGTGAACATCCACGGCGGCGGCTGGGTCGCCGGCGACAAGGTGGGCGTGGGGGGCCTGAAGAGGTACCTCGCCAACGGGATCTCGGTCGCCTCGATCAACTACCGGTACATCAAGCAGGCTGAGGAACAAGGGCTCAAGCCGCCGGTGAAGGGTCCTCTGGAAGACGCCGCGCGGGCCATCCAGTTCCTGCGGTCGAAGGCCGGCGAGTGGAACATCGACAAGACGAAGATCGCCGCCACCGGCGGGTCGGCCGGCGCCTGCTCGTCGCTCTGGCTGGCCTTCCACGACGATATGGCCAAGCCCGACAGCCCCGACCCCGTCGCCCGCGAGTCCACCCGGCTGTTCACCGCGGCCGTCAGCGGCGCCCAGACCTCGCTCGAGCCCAAGCAGCTCCGCGAGTGGATCCCCAACATGCGATACGGCGGCCACGCCTTCGGCTTCTCAGGCCCCGGCGGCAACGGCCGCGACAGCCAGTTCCAGAAGTTCTACGACCACCGCGACGAGGTGGCCGATTGGATCAAGGAATACTCGCCCATCGCCCACGTCACCCGCGACGATCCGCCGATCTTTATGATCTACCCCGCCCAGGACAAGCCGCCGGTGAAGGGCGAGGAGCAAAAGGACCCCACCCACACCGCGCTCCTCGGCCTGATCCTCGAGGAGAAGCTCAAGGCCGAAGGCGTCGAGAGCCGCCTGGACTACATCGGCCGCAAGGACCCCGAGTTCCCCGACATCCCCAGCTACCTCATCGCCAAGCTCAAGCCGGCCAAGCCCTGAGCGACGGACGTCGAACCCAGGGGCCGGTTCGCATCACCCAGGACCGATGCGAATCGGCCCTCTCCCTAGCGGCCGCATCGGCCGAGTCGAGGGCCATCATCATGAGCGACGGAATCGAGCGGTTGACCGGGGACCTCAAGAACGCCGCGGGCGAAGTCGTCGCCCCCAGGATCGCCGTGGAGCTCGACACGCTGGGCGAGATTCACGTCGCCGTCTTCCAGATCGCCCGTTCGCTCGTCAAGGAGAACGAGGCCGTGGTGCTGGAAGTCGCAAGCGGGCGCGTGATCGAGCTGTTTCTGCTCAGGGACAGCTTCCAGCCCGACGGCTCGGTGCGAGCCGCCGTGGTGAAGGACAGCGGCCGTCGGGGTTACGGCCTGGGCCTGGAGCTGTCAACGGATTGAGCGACGGCCGCCGACGCGCTCTCACCGCAGCAGGAAAGCCCGAGTCCGGGAGCGGACGTCCTCCCAGTCGAGGTGCTCCTGGAACCCCTCATTGGTCCAGAACTCCATGTCGAAGTCTTCGCCCCCCAGGCTGCGGCGGGCGAGGATCTCGTCGATCCCCTCGACCAACTGGAGCACGGCGAGGTTGGTCTCGGGATAGGCCTCGCGGATGCAGCGGAGGAAGTTGCCAAGCTCCTCGGCCAGCGCCGCCGGGACGGCGACGTCCTGATCCATCCGCGCGATCGTGTTCTCGGGCTCGTCCGCCAGCGCCGCCAGGACCGCGTAAAGCTCGCGAAACCACCAGAAATGCCCGCCCGCGATCTCCTGCTCAAGCATCATGGCGAATCACTCCACCAACCGTCGCGATGGCTCCACGCGACCGAATCCTCAACCCGTGGGTCGTCGTCGACCGCGCCTTCCCCGTTAAAATCGGCCGAACCGGCGACGTCGCATGAGTTTCACCTCGGGTCGGCCGCCGATTGATGCACGCCCGTCCCCGCCCTACGATGATCGCCGGCCCCTCATCTCTCCGTCGGAGCCCCTCCCATGAGCCTAGATCGTCGCGTCCGGGTCGTCTTCGGTCTTCTGCTTTTCCCCTTACCTCTCGCGGTCGCCGCCGAGCCCCCAATTCGCCTGAAATCCCCCGACGGTCGCCTCGCCGTGACGTTTCGCCTGGATCCGCAGGGGCGACCCACGTTCGAGGTTTCGCGATCCGGGAAGCCGGTGGCCGCCGGCTCGCTCGGCCTGGAGTTCGCCGACGGCGGGCCGATCCGTGAGGGCCTCAAGGTCATCGGCGAACGCCGCGAGAGCCGTGACGAGACGTACAAGATCCCGGTCGGTAAGGCGTCCTCGGCGCGGGACCATCACAACGAGGTCGTCGTCTCCCTGGCCGAAGCCGCGGCGTCGGGCCGTCGTTTCGACGTCGCCTTCCGGGCCTTCGACGACGGCGTCGCCTTTCGGTACCTGATCCCCAAGCCCGGCGATTTCGTCCTCGTCGACGAGCAGACCGAGCTATCCTTCCCCGGCGACCCCACGGCCCACGCCCTGCCGCTCGATAGCTACACGACGCCCTACGAGAAGTACTACGAGACGCTCCCGGCCGCCGCGATCGGCCCCGACCGCCTCATCGGCCTGCCGATCCTCCTCGAACGCCCGGGAGGCCCCTGGGTCGCCGTGACCGAGGCGAACCTCACCGACTACGCCGGGATGTACCTCGCCGGCGTCCCCGGTTCGCCGGGCGTGCTCCGTTCCAAACTCTCGCC is from Paludisphaera rhizosphaerae and encodes:
- a CDS encoding glycoside hydrolase family 5 protein → MLGTLAVAASLVLLGDSGPVFSRSFDEAKPLEGASASKDGARVEKGAGRSGTSALVVDRPASAGAGSTSVRWSLPVEKLRGTRVRVEAYVKADDVAKPPKSYNGVKVMLHLKGGAGDEWPQAPVDTGSFGWTRVGFTRAVPDDASSVDLTLGLEATTGRVAFDDVTLTILPPRRPAVASASASKPDPRHGPGRLRGVMIGTKVDADDLRDLARKYGANHVRWQLLWGGFPNGPADKATPAEYDRWLDGELDRLARLTPVCRQEGITVLIDVHTPPGGREQGTSVMGMFRKAEHQEHFLKVWEKIAKRFRDDPVVWGYDLVNEPVLGMLPDGLRNWPELALEAARRVRAIDQKKAIIVEPAPWGGPDGLDDFEPLPGIDGVVYSVHMYLPHKFTHQGVHGNPTGLSYPGVIEGKRWDKEDLRRALEPARRFERDYNVPIYIGEFSAIRWAPGSSARDYLRDVIDIMEEYGWDWAYHAYREWPGWSFEHTSNPDDPKPSPTLTDRGALLKSYFARNPRPAAP
- a CDS encoding alpha/beta hydrolase family protein; the protein is MAAIAKPSRRRRSAAWLAAGLAAALIASPAARAQAVKDEPKAKADAKPAAKKAARYEVPPTYANVHYGDHERQVLDFFKADSPTPTPLVVNIHGGGWVAGDKVGVGGLKRYLANGISVASINYRYIKQAEEQGLKPPVKGPLEDAARAIQFLRSKAGEWNIDKTKIAATGGSAGACSSLWLAFHDDMAKPDSPDPVARESTRLFTAAVSGAQTSLEPKQLREWIPNMRYGGHAFGFSGPGGNGRDSQFQKFYDHRDEVADWIKEYSPIAHVTRDDPPIFMIYPAQDKPPVKGEEQKDPTHTALLGLILEEKLKAEGVESRLDYIGRKDPEFPDIPSYLIAKLKPAKP